Proteins co-encoded in one Desulfitibacter alkalitolerans DSM 16504 genomic window:
- a CDS encoding NAD(P) transhydrogenase subunit alpha, producing MGTSALLAIFFVAAYLGYKVISQVPPLLHTPLMSGMNGLSGVTIVGSVVVTAYAVSTGSQILGFIAITFATIKLAGGFFVTNRMLKMFKVKQKGEVLK from the coding sequence ATGGGTACGAGTGCACTGCTTGCTATTTTTTTTGTTGCTGCATATTTAGGCTATAAAGTAATTAGTCAAGTGCCGCCCCTCCTTCATACTCCGTTGATGTCAGGAATGAATGGATTGTCAGGAGTTACAATAGTGGGTTCTGTGGTAGTGACAGCATATGCAGTTTCAACCGGAAGTCAAATCCTAGGTTTTATAGCTATCACTTTTGCAACCATTAAGCTTGCAGGAGGGTTTTTTGTAACAAATAGGATGCTGAAGATGTTTAAAGTTAAACAGAAAGGGGAGGTGCTCAAATGA
- a CDS encoding NAD(P) transhydrogenase subunit alpha — protein MELKGLTIGIPKEIMQGERRIAAIPETVMKMVNDGAEVLIQAGAGTGSFYQDAEYVGAGAKIIDKAQEIFNRADIILKVKEPQFNQDVEKHEVEMMKQDQVLISFIHPASPSNHNMVQNLANKGVISFTLDGIPRISRAQAMDALTSMSAVAGYKGVLLAANRLSKFMPMTGTAVGMIKPSTVLVVGSGVAGLQSIATAKRLGAVVYAADIRPDAREQAKSLGAKIVDLGIPDEIAIGKGGYAQKLSEEWLAKERETLKDVVAKSDIIILSALIPNRMAPILLTDEMLKSMPAGSAVVDISIDQGGNCEATEPGKVVEKYQVSIDGTKNIPGMVPTSSTWMFAHNIYNYLVNLVKDGQVQINMDDEIIAETIVTRDGSIVHPGTLEAMNSNLMHNSCRVS, from the coding sequence ATGGAACTGAAAGGATTAACAATTGGTATACCAAAGGAGATTATGCAAGGAGAACGCCGTATTGCTGCAATTCCAGAAACCGTAATGAAAATGGTTAACGATGGCGCAGAAGTATTAATCCAAGCTGGAGCTGGAACAGGTTCATTTTATCAGGATGCAGAATATGTTGGAGCAGGTGCCAAGATAATTGATAAAGCACAAGAGATTTTTAACAGAGCTGATATTATCCTAAAGGTAAAAGAGCCCCAGTTTAACCAGGATGTTGAAAAACATGAAGTTGAAATGATGAAACAAGATCAAGTTCTAATATCATTCATACACCCAGCTTCACCATCCAACCATAATATGGTACAAAATCTAGCCAATAAGGGAGTAATTAGCTTTACCTTAGATGGAATTCCCAGGATATCGAGAGCTCAAGCCATGGATGCGTTAACCTCCATGAGTGCCGTAGCAGGATATAAAGGGGTCCTTCTAGCAGCAAACCGTCTATCAAAATTCATGCCCATGACTGGAACAGCAGTGGGAATGATTAAACCATCAACAGTCTTAGTAGTTGGATCAGGTGTAGCAGGACTACAATCCATTGCTACAGCAAAACGCTTAGGAGCTGTTGTATATGCTGCTGACATCCGTCCGGATGCTAGAGAACAAGCAAAAAGTTTGGGAGCAAAAATAGTAGATTTGGGTATTCCAGACGAAATAGCTATTGGTAAGGGTGGATATGCTCAAAAGCTTTCAGAAGAATGGTTAGCTAAGGAAAGAGAAACATTAAAAGATGTAGTTGCTAAATCCGATATTATTATTTTGTCAGCTTTAATTCCAAACCGAATGGCACCAATTCTATTAACTGATGAAATGTTAAAGAGTATGCCAGCTGGATCTGCAGTAGTAGACATTTCAATTGACCAGGGTGGTAATTGTGAAGCTACAGAACCAGGAAAGGTTGTAGAGAAGTATCAGGTTAGTATCGATGGAACAAAGAACATTCCAGGAATGGTACCCACAAGCTCAACGTGGATGTTTGCCCATAATATATACAACTACTTGGTTAACCTTGTTAAGGATGGACAGGTACAGATTAATATGGATGATGAAATTATTGCAGAAACCATTGTAACTCGGGATGGAAGTATAGTTCATCCTGGTACCCTAGAAGCCATGAATAGTAATTTAATGCACAATAGTTGTCGAGTATCTTGA
- a CDS encoding response regulator transcription factor, protein MYKLLIVEDEELERQVLKTQISSSQLPVKIVAEAASGNEAVMLFKTTKPEIILMDIKMPGMDGLEATKIIKELDNNIEIIFITAYSRFSYSNVALKLRAADYLLKPVRPNELIESIKNVIKFIEERKTEENINRSKNEPDNVETAEVLNDNLLIREIKNFICGNYQHRLTLNILADFVHYNPSYISSLFKKITGQGITEYITEVRIKKAKELLINKNISMDEVADEVGLNNNSYLTAIFKRKVGISPSEYRRKFSKLK, encoded by the coding sequence ATGTATAAGCTTCTTATTGTGGAAGATGAGGAACTAGAGAGACAGGTACTTAAGACCCAGATTTCCAGCAGCCAACTTCCTGTAAAAATAGTTGCCGAGGCTGCCAGTGGTAATGAAGCTGTAATGCTGTTCAAAACAACAAAGCCTGAAATAATACTAATGGACATCAAGATGCCAGGCATGGATGGACTTGAAGCTACAAAAATAATAAAGGAACTTGACAATAATATTGAAATTATTTTCATTACAGCCTATAGCCGTTTTTCTTATTCAAATGTTGCCCTTAAGCTGAGGGCAGCTGATTATCTGCTTAAGCCGGTACGACCAAATGAATTAATAGAATCTATTAAAAACGTAATTAAGTTTATCGAGGAAAGAAAAACTGAAGAAAATATTAACAGATCCAAAAACGAACCTGATAATGTTGAAACTGCAGAGGTTTTAAATGATAATTTACTTATTAGAGAAATAAAAAATTTCATATGCGGTAACTATCAACACAGACTTACCCTAAACATACTGGCAGACTTTGTTCATTACAATCCATCCTATATAAGCAGCCTTTTTAAAAAGATAACAGGTCAGGGTATAACAGAATATATTACTGAAGTTAGAATAAAAAAAGCCAAGGAACTACTAATTAATAAGAATATATCTATGGATGAGGTTGCAGATGAGGTTGGCTTAAATAACAATAGTTATTTAACAGCAATTTTTAAAAGGAAGGTGGGCATTAGCCCCTCTGAATATAGAAGAAAATTTTCAAAACTAAAATAA
- a CDS encoding sensor histidine kinase, with amino-acid sequence MKPRPELLHFIENDKMMQIVESFNKATDITIGINDNLGFPIFEHDYFNGFCKYIRSTEKGLRRCIESNATIGFHSANKGQIAISPCHTGALLMAMPIIVEDLFLGSITCCQLHLQTPNEKAIEKMLAATKDLGYNSEKLVKLFKDIKVITHEKCTAVSNLIQLVVNYITELIYRSKKQEGHLMEKIDDILEAKTKTELENSLRLAKLKNLQAQIQPHFLFNTLNTLSGLITLKQNEKALDVVYSISEIMRYNLDRAGELVTLKEELRNVENYLHIKKIRFGNRLDYKFNIEKGLMEIELPYLTLQPLVENACNHGIEPKPGNGYILITGKSIEDRIEIVVEDNGLGMPEELIESFPECVEEMNKRNCIGLINVHSRLQLCFGLGFGVKLARTRGKTQVKLILPSKKEVFYV; translated from the coding sequence TTGAAGCCTAGACCTGAGCTTTTACATTTCATAGAAAATGATAAGATGATGCAAATTGTTGAAAGCTTTAATAAAGCAACGGATATTACCATTGGTATTAATGACAATCTAGGTTTTCCTATATTTGAGCATGACTACTTTAACGGATTCTGCAAGTACATACGTTCAACAGAAAAGGGTTTAAGACGATGCATTGAATCTAATGCAACAATAGGTTTTCATTCTGCAAATAAAGGCCAGATTGCCATATCTCCATGTCATACTGGGGCGCTGCTCATGGCTATGCCAATAATAGTTGAGGATTTATTTTTAGGTTCAATAACATGTTGTCAATTACATTTACAAACTCCCAATGAAAAAGCCATAGAAAAGATGCTGGCGGCTACCAAAGATTTGGGTTATAATTCTGAAAAACTTGTAAAATTATTCAAGGATATAAAAGTAATAACCCATGAGAAATGCACTGCTGTCTCTAATTTGATACAGCTTGTGGTGAACTACATAACTGAATTAATATACCGTTCTAAAAAGCAAGAAGGGCATTTAATGGAAAAAATTGATGATATCTTGGAGGCTAAAACAAAAACAGAACTAGAAAATAGTCTTCGTCTAGCAAAGCTAAAGAATCTTCAGGCACAAATACAGCCCCATTTTTTATTTAATACATTAAATACATTATCCGGTTTGATTACCTTAAAGCAAAATGAAAAGGCACTGGATGTGGTTTACTCTATTTCTGAAATCATGAGATACAACCTTGATAGGGCTGGAGAGCTTGTTACTCTAAAAGAAGAACTAAGAAATGTAGAAAACTATTTACATATAAAAAAGATCAGGTTTGGAAACAGGTTGGATTACAAGTTTAATATCGAAAAGGGGTTAATGGAGATTGAATTACCCTACTTAACCCTTCAGCCTCTAGTTGAAAATGCTTGTAACCATGGGATAGAGCCTAAACCAGGAAATGGTTATATTTTAATCACTGGAAAGAGTATAGAGGATCGGATTGAGATTGTTGTTGAAGATAACGGCCTGGGGATGCCTGAGGAACTTATCGAGAGCTTCCCTGAATGTGTAGAAGAGATGAACAAAAGAAACTGCATTGGTTTAATCAATGTTCATAGCCGATTACAACTTTGTTTTGGATTGGGTTTTGGCGTTAAACTAGCTAGAACACGGGGGAAAACTCAAGTCAAGTTAATTTTACCTTCAAAAAAGGAGGTATTTTATGTATAA
- a CDS encoding M20 family metallopeptidase, with amino-acid sequence MNDYENNEINKAIDSISLDELINVTQHLIQIPSVNPPGLECKVGRYVKNYLEHKGIKTEIQKVMPGRFNVIAKLRGKGEARPILFSSHMDVVPVSSYEAKRWRFDPFAGQINDGYIYGRGAADAKGGLAAAMVALCTLHESNIKPKGDVILAATVDEENLMTGAKKLIENPILADVERAVCCEPTNLELKICSKGRMWAEVTVYGQTAHASVKSAGSNAIYRALRLMNEMETHSFSHKKHPSLGETFWQTTMIHGGGASGIIPDNCTLNVDVRLVPGQTHNDIWKEMKVIFDTIKKDIPDFHADINEIERREPWEISSDDKLVRTMVKSCSMVDVPIIYSGYIATAECTIYKRMGIEGMIFGPGKLQDNAYKENERVAIEELLKAAQVYLATMLNWE; translated from the coding sequence ATGAATGATTACGAAAATAATGAAATAAATAAAGCCATTGACTCAATAAGTTTGGATGAGTTGATTAATGTTACCCAACATCTAATACAAATACCAAGTGTTAACCCCCCCGGCCTTGAATGCAAGGTTGGAAGATACGTTAAAAATTACTTGGAGCATAAAGGCATAAAGACGGAGATTCAAAAAGTAATGCCAGGAAGATTTAACGTTATTGCAAAGTTAAGGGGTAAAGGTGAAGCAAGGCCTATTTTATTTTCAAGTCATATGGACGTGGTACCAGTTAGTTCTTATGAAGCTAAACGCTGGAGGTTTGATCCATTTGCTGGGCAAATCAATGACGGCTACATTTATGGAAGGGGTGCAGCAGATGCAAAGGGTGGCCTTGCAGCTGCCATGGTGGCCTTGTGTACCCTTCACGAGTCTAATATAAAGCCCAAGGGAGATGTTATTTTAGCAGCCACTGTTGATGAGGAAAACCTTATGACAGGAGCAAAAAAGCTTATTGAGAACCCCATTTTGGCTGATGTTGAGAGGGCTGTATGCTGTGAGCCTACCAATCTTGAATTAAAAATATGCAGTAAAGGCCGGATGTGGGCCGAAGTAACCGTATATGGACAGACAGCACATGCCTCAGTTAAGAGCGCGGGTTCAAATGCCATTTACAGAGCATTAAGATTAATGAACGAAATGGAAACCCATTCCTTTTCTCATAAAAAGCATCCAAGCTTGGGGGAAACCTTTTGGCAGACAACAATGATTCATGGAGGTGGGGCTAGCGGTATTATCCCTGACAATTGTACCCTTAATGTTGACGTAAGGTTAGTTCCGGGGCAGACACATAATGATATATGGAAAGAAATGAAGGTTATTTTTGATACAATAAAGAAGGATATACCTGATTTTCATGCCGATATAAATGAAATAGAAAGAAGAGAACCCTGGGAAATAAGCAGCGATGATAAATTGGTGAGAACCATGGTTAAGTCATGCTCCATGGTGGATGTTCCTATCATATATTCAGGCTATATAGCAACAGCAGAATGTACAATTTATAAAAGAATGGGCATTGAAGGAATGATATTTGGACCGGGAAAGCTGCAGGACAATGCATACAAGGAAAATGAACGGGTAGCAATTGAGGAGCTTTTAAAAGCAGCTCAGGTTTACCTAGCTACAATGCTCAATTGGGAATAG
- the xsc gene encoding sulfoacetaldehyde acetyltransferase produces MAKVKMTPSEAIVEQLLAEGVEYCVGIVGSAFMDMLDLFPAAGIKFIPVRDEHTAGHMMDAYGRISGKVGVCIGQNGPGVTNLVTSVATANLAHTPMLVLGPSAGTPTIGWDGFQECDQVPIFKPITKASFGIPHPSRAADCVRTAFRIMHADRGPVYLDIPRNYFYGELEDEILPPEKYRPTTKLIPDVEILKQAAKVLSEAKNPVILSGRGAVDAGALEVVAELAKYLTAPVAVSYLHNDAFPADNPYWVGPIGYMGSKAAMNSIKEADVILAVGTRLSVFGTLPQYDTTYFTGEQKIIQIDINPKQIGRRHPVEVGIVGDAKIAAQEILNILKSQEDRSVDEARMAKIKEKQEAWDKEIYELAMKDGNPINPRRALYEIAKFKPADTIVTTDIGNVSSTANSYMRFTKPKTHVACLTFGNTGFALQAALGAKLAKPESPVLAIVGDGAWGMSFYEIMTAVEQNLPVIACVFNNGAWAAEKKNQVDFYNNRFVGADIKAPSWAKLGEVMGGKGIKVETPEQIPAALEEAFTASAKVPVVLEFMVDGTQLAPPFRKDALALPTRFLPKYAALDHRNW; encoded by the coding sequence AGCAGGGATTAAATTTATACCAGTAAGAGACGAGCATACAGCAGGACATATGATGGATGCTTATGGAAGAATATCAGGTAAGGTTGGAGTATGTATAGGACAAAATGGCCCTGGAGTTACAAACCTTGTTACTAGTGTGGCAACAGCAAACCTTGCCCATACACCTATGCTAGTACTTGGCCCATCAGCTGGCACACCAACAATCGGTTGGGATGGTTTCCAGGAATGTGATCAGGTGCCAATCTTTAAGCCAATTACAAAAGCATCCTTTGGCATTCCACATCCAAGCAGAGCAGCAGATTGTGTAAGAACAGCATTTAGAATAATGCATGCAGATAGAGGACCAGTGTACTTAGACATACCAAGAAACTATTTTTATGGTGAATTAGAAGATGAAATATTGCCACCAGAAAAGTATCGTCCCACAACTAAGCTTATACCTGATGTAGAAATCTTAAAGCAGGCAGCAAAAGTATTATCAGAAGCTAAAAATCCAGTAATCCTATCAGGAAGAGGTGCAGTAGACGCAGGAGCCTTAGAAGTAGTAGCAGAACTAGCAAAATACCTAACAGCACCAGTAGCAGTATCATATCTGCACAATGATGCATTCCCAGCAGATAATCCATACTGGGTAGGCCCAATAGGCTATATGGGTTCAAAAGCAGCAATGAATTCAATCAAAGAAGCAGATGTAATCCTGGCAGTAGGAACAAGACTATCAGTATTTGGCACACTGCCACAATACGACACCACATACTTCACAGGAGAACAAAAGATAATTCAAATAGACATTAATCCAAAACAAATTGGAAGAAGACACCCAGTAGAAGTAGGAATAGTAGGGGACGCTAAAATCGCAGCACAAGAAATTTTAAATATCTTAAAGAGCCAGGAAGACAGATCAGTAGATGAAGCAAGAATGGCTAAAATCAAAGAAAAGCAAGAAGCTTGGGACAAAGAAATCTATGAATTAGCAATGAAAGATGGTAATCCAATTAACCCAAGAAGAGCTCTTTATGAAATAGCAAAGTTTAAACCAGCAGATACAATCGTAACAACAGACATTGGAAACGTATCTTCAACAGCAAACAGCTACATGAGATTTACAAAGCCAAAAACCCATGTGGCATGCTTAACCTTTGGAAATACAGGTTTTGCTTTACAAGCTGCATTAGGAGCAAAATTAGCAAAGCCAGAAAGTCCAGTATTAGCAATTGTTGGAGATGGAGCTTGGGGAATGAGCTTCTACGAAATTATGACAGCAGTAGAACAAAACCTACCCGTAATCGCCTGTGTATTCAACAATGGAGCATGGGCAGCAGAGAAGAAGAACCAGGTAGACTTCTACAATAACAGATTTGTAGGTGCTGACATTAAAGCTCCAAGCTGGGCAAAACTTGGAGAAGTTATGGGAGGCAAGGGCATTAAAGTTGAAACACCAGAGCAAATCCCAGCTGCATTAGAAGAAGCATTCACTGCAAGTGCAAAAGTTCCAGTAGTATTAGAATTCATGGTTGATGGAACACAGCTTGCACCTCCCTTTAGAAAGGATGCTCTAGCTTTACCAACACGTTTCCTTCCAAAATATGCAGCACTGGATCATAGAAATTGGTAA